GTCGTTGGCGATCTTGATCGCGTCCTCCTCGGTGTCGTAACCGATGATGGACAGCACCGGCCCGAAGATCTCCTCCTGGGCGATCGTCATCTTGTTGTCGACGTCGGCGAACACCGTGGGCTGCACGAAGAATCCGTCGTCCAGGCCCTCGGGCCGGCCGCCGCCGCACACCAGCCGCGCGCCCTCCTCGACGCCCTTGGCGATGTAGCCCTCGACGCGGGCGCGCTGCTTCTCGCTGATCAGCGACCCGATCTGGGCGGCCGGGTCCGACGGCGGGCCGACCGGCAGCGCCTGCACGAAAGCGCTTACCGCATCGACGATTTCGTCGTAGCGCGAGCGCGGCGCCAGGATACGGGTCTGTCCCACACAGGCCTGCCCGGTGTTCATGATCCCGGAGAACACCAGCATCGGGATCGCGGCGGCCAGGTCGACATCGTCGAGGACGATGGCCGCCGATTTGCCGCCGAGCTCCAAGGTGCACGGCTTGAGCAGCTCCGCGGCGCGCTTGCCGATCTCCTTGCCGACGGCCGAGCTGCCGGTGAAGGTGAACAGGTCGACTCCCGGGTTGGACGTCAGCGCCTGGCCGGTCTCCACCCCGCCGGGTACCACCGACAGCACGCCCTCGGGCAGGCCCGCCTCAGCGAACACCTCCGCCAAAGCGTTTGCGGTCAAAGGTGTTTCGGCGGCCGGCTTGAGCACCACCGTGCAGCCGGCCAGCAGCGCCGGGCCCAGCTTGTTGACCGCCAGGAACAGCGGCACGTTCCAGGCCACGATCGCGCCGACCACGCCGATCGGCTCACGATGGACGATGGTCTGCCCATAGGACCCGTTGCGGATCTCCCGCCACTTGACCTGGTCGACGGCTGGGCCGGCGAAGAAGTTCATTGCCCCCATCGTGCCCATCCAGTGCATCGTCTCGATGGTCATGGGCGGCTGGCCGGTCTCGTCGGCGAGCAGCTTGGCGAAGTGGTCCTTGCGGTCCTCCATCAGCTTGGCCGCCGCGGCGAGGACGGCCGCGCGCTGGTTCGGCGGCGTCGATGGCCACGGGCCGCTGTCGAACGCGGCGCGCGCCGCGGCGACCGCCGCGTCGACGTCGGCCGCGGCCGCCAGCGGCACCTTGCCGACGTACTCGCCGGTGGCCGGACAGTGCACCTCGATGACCTCGGGGGTCGACGGTTCCGTCCACTTGCCGCCAATGAAAAGTTTGTCGTATTCGGTCGTCTGGCTGTCGGGCATACGCGCCGCTCCTCCTCATCGCTCCGCACTGCATCGTCGCCGGCGGCTATGGCGCCACCCTACCCAAGCCGAAGCAAAACGAGAACATGTTTCATCGCGCTCGGAGCACCAGCACCAGATTGCTCACCAGGAACTCCCGCAGGACCGGCACCGACGTCAGCCACCACGCCCATCGGGGGTGGTAGCGAGGAAATGCGGCAACCAAGGCGCCGGTGCTGGCGGCCCAGGTCAGACCGTCGGCGGCGGACACCGCGAACAACGACGACCCGTAGTTGTTTTTCGCCGGATGGCCGTGTTTGCGGGCATACCGGGCGGCGGCGCGCTCCCCGCCGAGGTAGTGGGTCAGGCCCATCTCGTGGCCGCCGAACGGGCCCAGCCACACGGTGTAGGACAGCACGGCCAGCCCGCCCGGCCTGGTCACCCGCAGCATCTCGGCGCCGAGCCGCCAGGGCCGCGGCACGTGTTCGGCGACATTGGACGACAGGCAGATGTCCACCGAGTCGTCGGCGAAGGGCAGCGCCATGCCCGACGCCCGGACGAACGCGCCCGGATCGCGCTCGAAAGCCGTTCCGGCGGCATGCATTTCGTTAGGGTCGGGTTCCACGCCGATATACCGGATGCCGGCATCGGAAAAGGCCGACGCGAAATACCCCGGCCCGCCGCCGACGTCGAGCAGCGTGCACCCGGAAGGGGGGCCTCCGCGGGCCGCCAGCCACAGGTCGCCGACCATGGCGGCGGTGTCGGCGGCCAGGAAGCGGTAGAACCGCGCCGGATCCGACCGCTCGTGGCGGAACTCCGACAGCAGCCGCACCGAGCGGCTCAGGGTCGCGCGCCGCGCAAACAGGTCGGTGACCGCCACCGGCCACACCCTACGCAGATTTGGCCAGTTGGGGCGCCACCAGCAGCGCGAAGTCTTCGAGTGAATTGATCGACACCGTCGGGTCGGCGATCGCCTCGTGGAACACCGCGATGCGCCGGGCGCCGGTGGTCTCGATGAAGCGTCCGAGTTCGTCGACCACCTGCGACGGCGGGCCGACGATCGCGTTCTGGGCCACGTAGCCGGCCATGGCATCCGGGCCCAACGGCTCGCCGTCCGGCCCGCGATGAGGGTCACCCGCTTGCGGCACATGCGGGTGATCGCCATCGCGGAACGAGCGGCGGAGCGCGCCGGCCAGCTGGTCCCGGCGGCCGGGTGTGCCGTCGACAATGACGATCAGCGTGTGCAAATGCTCCGGGCCGCTGTCCGATTCGCCGCGCAGCTCGCGGTAGCGGGTCTCGATCTCCACACGTTGCGGTGCCGGCGTGGCGAAGTAGTGCTGTAGCGCGAGCCCGTTGCGCGCGGCGTACGCGATGCCGGGCGCGCTCGTGGTGGCCAACAGCAGGTTGGGGTGGGGCAGCGTGCGCTGGCGCGGTTGAACGTCCGTCGGGGGCCGCGTCCACGCGTCGAGCAGCCGCCGGGCGCTAAAGTGCGGTTCCTCGTCCCATCGCGCGAAGTCGACGCCGAAGACCTCGTAGTCGCGCCGGTAGCCCCCGCGGCCGAGACCCAGCTCGAACCGGCCGGCACTCAGTTGGTCCAGCAAAGCGGCGCGCTCGGCCAGCTCGATCGGGTGGCATAGCGGTGACAAGACGACGGCGGTGCCGACCCGTATGCGGCGTGTGCGGCCCAGCAGGAACGCCGCGGTGGTCAGCGCGCTGGGATTGATCCCGAAGCGAATGAAATGGTGCTCGGTGACCCATAGGTCGGCGTAGCCGAGCTGTTCGGCGGTGTCGGCCTGTTCGAGCGTCAGGCCGAAAATCGCCTCCGGGGTGGCGCCCAGCACCGCCCCCATGTTGAGGAGGACGCCGAATCGCGGCCGCCGACGCATGAAGTAAGGGTACCCTCACTCAAGCTGGGGCGATCGGGTAGCCAGGCTCGCGCCGCTGTGCGGCGCGCATCGTCGCCAGGCTAAGCTACCGACCGATGTGTGCCATAAAGCGTGAGCCCGGTCTACGTGCGGTATTGCTGCTGTGCTGGCGCGACACCGGGCACCCCCAGGGCGGCGGCAGCGAAACCTACTTGCAGCGCATCGGCGCGCAGCTGGCCGCGTCGGGGATAGCCGTCACGTTGCGCACGGCCCGCTATCCCGGAGCGCCACGACGCGACGTCATCGACGGCGTGCGGATCAGCCGCGCGGGCGGGCACTACTCGGTGTACGTGTGGGCGTTGCTGGCGATGGCCTTAGCCCGGTTCGGGCTCGGACCGCTGCGGCGCGTGCGGCCCGACGTCGTCGTCGACAGCCAGAACGGCCTGCCGTTCCTGGCCCGGCTGGTGTACGGCCGACGGGTCGCGGTGCTGGTGCACCACTGCCACCACGAGCAGTGGCCGGTGGCCGGGCCGGTGCTCGGCCGGCTCGGCTGGTTTGTCGAGTCGAGGTTGTCGCCGCTAGTGAACCGCCGCGGCCAGTATGTGACGGTGTCGCTGCCGTCGGCGCGCGATCTGGTCGCGCTCGGCGTGGACGACGAGCGGATCGCGGTGGTGCGCAACGGCCTTGACGAGGCGCCGGCGCTGTCGATGTCCGGCCCGCGGTCGGCCGCGCCGCGGGTGGTGGTGCTCTCAAGGTTGGTGCCGCACAAGCAGATCGAGGACGCGCTGGAGGCGGTGGCGGTGCTCCGACGACGGAATCCGGGGATGCCGGGCCTGCACCTCGACGTCGTCGGCGGCGGGTGGTGGCGCCAGCGGCTTGTCGACCACGCGCACCGGCTGGGCATTTCCGACGCGGTGACCTTCCACGGCCATGTCGACGACATGACCAAACACCATGTGCTGCAAAGCTCCTGGGTGCACGTGCTGCCGTCGCGCAAGGAGGGCTGGGGCCTGGCGGTCGTCGAGGCGGCGCAGCACCGGGTGCCCACCATCGGCTACCGATCCTCGGGCGGCCTGTCCGACTCGATCGTCGACGGCGTGACCGGGATCTTGGTGGACGATCGCGCCGAGCTGGTGGACCGCCTCGAGGAACTGCTCACCGATCCGGTGCTGCGCGACCAGCTCGGCACCAAGGCACAGATGCGCAGCGGCGAGTTCTCCTGGCGCCAAAGCGCCGAGGCGATGCGCGGTGTGTTGGAGGCGGTGCACGCCGGCCGCCTGGTCAGCGGCGTGGTGTAGCCAGGCGCCGCCAGACGCAGGCCACCGCGCCCACGATCAGCATCGCCAGCCACGCCAGGTGCGCGACGACCGTCGCGGTGCGACGGGCGGAAGAGACGCCGCCGGTGTCGCCGCCGATCCGATAGAGCGCAAGCTCGTCGTCGCGGTAGACCGGTGTCAGCGCGTCGAGCGTGCGGGCGGCCGCGCCCATGTCACCGGCGCTGTCCGATTCGACGACCAGCCACCCCACCCCGGCCGGGGCCAACGCAGAAGGATCGGGCCCGCCCAGAAGCAACTCCTGTACGGCCCGCGCGCGCTTGCCCTCCCCGGGGACGACGACACAGGAGACGGCCAGGTCACCGGTGGCCAGCACGTCGGCGCGCACCCAGCGCGGCAGCGGATCCAGCACCGGCACCGGGCCGGACCAGGAGAACCGCCGCATGGTGCCGGCGGGCAACACCGCGACGGTCCGCGGATCGGCGTTGATCGTCGCCGCCACCGCGGCCCACGCGGGCGGGTAGCGCACCGGCTCAACCCTGCCCCACACACCCCAGGCCAGGTCGGGCAGCGCCAGGATCAGCGCGAGGCAGCAGACCGGCGCCGTCACCCCGGGCCGCAACCACCGTCGCAGCGTCACCACGGCGCCGGCGCCCGCCAGTGTGTAGCCCGGCACCGCCAGCGCCACCCACTTCTGCCCGTCGCGCAGCACCCCGAGGCCGGGCGCGGCGTCGATCACCGCCCGCAGCACGTGCAGGCCCGGGCCGGTGGCCAGCGCCGCCGGCACCAGCACCGACACCGCGGCCAGCGCCAGCAGCGGCACCGCGGCCGGACGGCGCGCCGCCGTCGGTAACCCGGCCACCACCACACCCAGCAACACCACGGCCGACACCACCGCGAAAAGCGTTGTCCGCGAAGCCGGTACGGCATCGCCGTTCCAGATTCCGCCGAGGCTGGCCAGGCTGACGAGCGTGCCCAGACCCGGCTCGGCGCGCGGGGCGAATGCGGTCACCCCGAGCGCGCTTGCCGGCGTGTGGGCGGTCAACGACGCGCCCATCACCGTCGCGGTCAGCCAGGGCAGCGCCGCCACCAGCGCGGCACCCAACGCCGCCGCGGCACACAGCCAGCGCGGCCTAAACCCGCCGGGGCCCTCAACCGGGGCAGCCACACAGACGAGCGCCACCGTCGCGGCCAGCAGCAGGCCGGTCGGCGTCAGCCCGGCCAACGCGATCCAGAACGCCAGGGCGAAAAACCCGCCGCCGTCCCCCGATCGCAGCGCCAGCATCGCCGTCGCGATCCACGGCAGGCAGCCGTAGCCCACCAGCAGGCTCCAATGACCCTGCAAAAGCCGTTCGGCGACAAAGGGATTCCAGATCGCCAGCGTGATCGCGACGAACTGGCCCGCCGAGCCCGCGCAGGGCAGCGCCGCCCCGACCAGTCGGGCCGCACCCCACCCCGCGAGCCACAGGCCCGCGACGAGCAGCGCCTTCACCACGATGCCGCCGTCAACCAGGTGCGAGGCCAGCGCCACCGCGAAGTCTTGTGGCGTCGCCCGCGGCGCCGCCGCCAACCCCAGCGCGCTATCGGAAAGATACGACCGCGGCGTCGACACCGCGTCGCGCAGCAGCAGGTAACCCGGCTGCAGCAGCGGACCGACCACCAGCAGCGCCAAGGCCAGTGCGTATAGCGGACGGGCCCAACGCACGGTTAGCGCATCCGAGCGGGGCTAGTCGCGTTCGGGCGGGCCGGGGGACTCCGAGGGTCCCGCGTCGGGCGGCCCGGAATCGCCCGAGCCCGAGCCTGAGCCCGAGTCCGAGCCGGCGGTCGGCGGATCCGAGCCGGGCGGGTCCGGGTCCTGACGAGGAAGGGGGCGCTGCGTGGGTAGCTTCTCGGTCTCGGCTTCGGCGCCGGGCACCGGTTCTTCGAGCCCGCCGCGGCCGACGAACTCCTCGCCGCGGTCCAGGCCGGGGTCGGTCAGCGCGCTCTCGGTCCGCAGGCTGAACGAGGCGAGAATTCCGCCGCCGATCAGCGCGATCAGGCCGACCGCGGTGAAGGTGATCGGCAGCACCCGCGACCACAGCGCCAGCCGGTCGCGCTCATCGCGGGCGGAGTTGACCTGGGACTCGACGGTGTCCTCGTTCGAGGTCACCTTGTAATCGACCAGCGTCACCTCGGGCTTGAGCGGATCGCGGGCGAAGTAGTGGTTGGCGTGCTCGGTCTCCTTGACGATGGTGCCCGACACCGGGTCCACCCAAAACGTCCGCTGCGCCGCGTAGTAGCGGGTCATCGTGACCTGCTCGCCCGGATCGCCGGGCACGCCCCACATCGCCGCGGACGCGGTGACCTTGCCGTCCTCGTTGCCGGGGTACAGCGACGGGTACACGACGGGCGCCGCCAGCTTGCCGTCGGGGTTGTAGCCGACGTTCTGCGTGAAGCGATAGGTGGTCAGGCCGTTGACGTCTTCCTGGCTGTCATAGTTGACGTCGAACGGCTTCTGCGCGATCGCATCGAAGTAGGGGTAGGTCTTCTTCTCGGTGTGGAACGGGAACCGGTAGGACAGCCCGTCGTGGCGCAGCGGGATCGCGGTGGGCGGGTTCTCGTCGCCGAAGGCGCGCGGCTTCTGCACCGAGCCGCCGGTGTGGGTGTCGTCGGAGACGGCCATCGCCGTCTTGCGGTTGAGGGTGACGGTGTCGACGATCGCCAGGAGCAGCCCGCCGTCCTTTTGCTTGTCGGTGCGCCGGACCGACGTGCCGGCCTGCAGCGTGACGACGTCGGCGTTGGCGGGCGACTCGACGGTGATCTGCTGCTGGGACACCAGCGGCACGTTCTGGTTGATGACGATGTGGTCGGTGGCCAACGACGCCGAATCGAGCGCGGTTCCGGTGCCGTCGCTGACCAACGTCGTGTCGATGTCGAGCGGGATCTTGGTGATCCTGCTGCTGGTATACGTCGAGAGCAACAGCGCGGCGATCAGCAGGGCGGCTCCGAGTCCGATGATCCCGCATGCTGCGAATCGCAACATGACTGCTCGGTTCACGTCGCTGTGCCCTCCTAGTGGTCTTTTGCCTCGTCGGCCACGAACCGCTCCGACCCGACCAAGCGGGGTGGCAAACCCGTTCGACCCTAACAGCAGAATTTAAGGCCTCGGCTTACCGACCCATTGCCGCCTCGCCCGGTGGTTTCGATGTGCCCGATTCGCCCGGCACACTGTGATGGTGACCGATGGCCAGCAGGTGGGAGGCGTCCGCAGCTTCCTGCCCGCCGTGGAGGGCATGCGCGCGTGCGCGGCCATGGGCGTGGTCGTCACGCACGTCGCCTTCCAGACGGGACACTCCAGCGGCGTCGCCGGCCGGCTGTTCGGCCGCTTCGACCTTGCCGTGGCGGTGTTCTTCGCGTTGTCGGGATTCCTGTTGTGGCGCGGGCACGCGGGGGCGGCACGGGATCTGGGCTCGCGACCACGCACGGGCCACTACCTGCGGTCGAGGGTTGTCCGCATCATGCCGGCCTACGTGGTGGCGGTCGTGGTGATCCTGTCGTTGCTGCCCGACGCGGATCACGCCA
The nucleotide sequence above comes from Mycobacterium malmoense. Encoded proteins:
- a CDS encoding class I SAM-dependent methyltransferase — its product is MAVTDLFARRATLSRSVRLLSEFRHERSDPARFYRFLAADTAAMVGDLWLAARGGPPSGCTLLDVGGGPGYFASAFSDAGIRYIGVEPDPNEMHAAGTAFERDPGAFVRASGMALPFADDSVDICLSSNVAEHVPRPWRLGAEMLRVTRPGGLAVLSYTVWLGPFGGHEMGLTHYLGGERAAARYARKHGHPAKNNYGSSLFAVSAADGLTWAASTGALVAAFPRYHPRWAWWLTSVPVLREFLVSNLVLVLRAR
- a CDS encoding glycosyltransferase family 4 protein, producing MCAIKREPGLRAVLLLCWRDTGHPQGGGSETYLQRIGAQLAASGIAVTLRTARYPGAPRRDVIDGVRISRAGGHYSVYVWALLAMALARFGLGPLRRVRPDVVVDSQNGLPFLARLVYGRRVAVLVHHCHHEQWPVAGPVLGRLGWFVESRLSPLVNRRGQYVTVSLPSARDLVALGVDDERIAVVRNGLDEAPALSMSGPRSAAPRVVVLSRLVPHKQIEDALEAVAVLRRRNPGMPGLHLDVVGGGWWRQRLVDHAHRLGISDAVTFHGHVDDMTKHHVLQSSWVHVLPSRKEGWGLAVVEAAQHRVPTIGYRSSGGLSDSIVDGVTGILVDDRAELVDRLEELLTDPVLRDQLGTKAQMRSGEFSWRQSAEAMRGVLEAVHAGRLVSGVV
- a CDS encoding aldehyde dehydrogenase, with translation MPDSQTTEYDKLFIGGKWTEPSTPEVIEVHCPATGEYVGKVPLAAAADVDAAVAAARAAFDSGPWPSTPPNQRAAVLAAAAKLMEDRKDHFAKLLADETGQPPMTIETMHWMGTMGAMNFFAGPAVDQVKWREIRNGSYGQTIVHREPIGVVGAIVAWNVPLFLAVNKLGPALLAGCTVVLKPAAETPLTANALAEVFAEAGLPEGVLSVVPGGVETGQALTSNPGVDLFTFTGSSAVGKEIGKRAAELLKPCTLELGGKSAAIVLDDVDLAAAIPMLVFSGIMNTGQACVGQTRILAPRSRYDEIVDAVSAFVQALPVGPPSDPAAQIGSLISEKQRARVEGYIAKGVEEGARLVCGGGRPEGLDDGFFVQPTVFADVDNKMTIAQEEIFGPVLSIIGYDTEEDAIKIANDSEYGLAGSVWTTNVPRGIEISEKIRTGTYAINWYAFDPCCPFGGYKNSGIGRENGPEGVEHFTQQKSVLMPMGYTVE
- a CDS encoding LLM class flavin-dependent oxidoreductase; this translates as MRRRPRFGVLLNMGAVLGATPEAIFGLTLEQADTAEQLGYADLWVTEHHFIRFGINPSALTTAAFLLGRTRRIRVGTAVVLSPLCHPIELAERAALLDQLSAGRFELGLGRGGYRRDYEVFGVDFARWDEEPHFSARRLLDAWTRPPTDVQPRQRTLPHPNLLLATTSAPGIAYAARNGLALQHYFATPAPQRVEIETRYRELRGESDSGPEHLHTLIVIVDGTPGRRDQLAGALRRSFRDGDHPHVPQAGDPHRGPDGEPLGPDAMAGYVAQNAIVGPPSQVVDELGRFIETTGARRIAVFHEAIADPTVSINSLEDFALLVAPQLAKSA
- a CDS encoding DUF3068 domain-containing protein; the protein is MNRAVMLRFAACGIIGLGAALLIAALLLSTYTSSRITKIPLDIDTTLVSDGTGTALDSASLATDHIVINQNVPLVSQQQITVESPANADVVTLQAGTSVRRTDKQKDGGLLLAIVDTVTLNRKTAMAVSDDTHTGGSVQKPRAFGDENPPTAIPLRHDGLSYRFPFHTEKKTYPYFDAIAQKPFDVNYDSQEDVNGLTTYRFTQNVGYNPDGKLAAPVVYPSLYPGNEDGKVTASAAMWGVPGDPGEQVTMTRYYAAQRTFWVDPVSGTIVKETEHANHYFARDPLKPEVTLVDYKVTSNEDTVESQVNSARDERDRLALWSRVLPITFTAVGLIALIGGGILASFSLRTESALTDPGLDRGEEFVGRGGLEEPVPGAEAETEKLPTQRPLPRQDPDPPGSDPPTAGSDSGSGSGSGDSGPPDAGPSESPGPPERD